The sequence below is a genomic window from Eubalaena glacialis isolate mEubGla1 chromosome 13, mEubGla1.1.hap2.+ XY, whole genome shotgun sequence.
CCAAACAAAAAAGTACTTATGACCTGTGTGCCCAGTAATTCAAAGGGAAGGCTATCCTTTCCTGCTTAGAACAGCCAAGCCACAAGGGTCTGAAGGGCTCTGGACCATAGCTGTTTAGAACAATTTGGGCCCCTCAGGACCAGGAATCAAATGAAGCAGTGTCTCAGTCTCTACCACAGGCTGATACAAAGGAGGCCCCCATctttgtttgctttcttcatcCTTAAACCCTCACCCTTCCTTTGCCTGGGAACCGCCAGCAGAGATCCTGATGCTTTCCTAGCATACAACTACACCCCAGCTGCACTCCAGCAGGTGAAAGTATATACTTTATCTGCCCTGCCTTCTTCTGTGaggatgaaatattttaaagcaaacattGGAATTGTCAGGCTTCTGCACTGTACTAAAGTTTGTTTTAGGTTGCAGTGTCCGTAGTACAATTTATGCTCTTTCTGTGAAGGCGGGAAACACTGGGGTTCCCCTCCTGTACCTAAATCCTTGTAAAGTTCTTTCCTACTCTCCTTTCCAGAATTTACACAGGGGAGAGGCAGTGCAGCGGGGTGGCCGGGCACCAACACAACTTGATACTTTTTATTGTATAGGACAATGGTTACAGACCGCAAAGATTCAGGAGGCCCCACTGCTTGGGCCCAACAAAAGACAATATTCGCCCTCTCAATTCAGAGTCCTCTGGGCTGCAAGGGGACAGGCTTTTTCCTACATGGCTCTGGTAGAAGGTCCATTACAGTACTCAGTACAAGAAGAGCCACATCTGAGCCTAGCTGTACGGGGGTGGGTGGATAAGGTGGGCCAGCCTCATCTCAATCACTTGGGTGTGACCCTGAAGACACGGATGTGGATGGCCGAGTTGTTGCGGATCCGGGTCAGCGGCTCTCGCGTATCAATCTCTGGTTCCAGTTCATCGACAAGCTCCACGGTGGAGGTATTGGCAGCCACCTGCAAGGACCCGAAGCTGCCAGCCTGCAGCTGTAAGGCAATGTTGATGGCGCGGTTGATGGCCAAGCCCAAGCCGTGGATGTAGATCTCATTGCATGCATTCTGACCCCGAGCCCCTCCATCCAGCAGTTTCTGGCAGCGGGCCAGCTGGGCCTTAAAGTCAGTCTTCATGTTGACATAAATGTCATTGGGCCTCCGGGGCAGGCGATGGGGGAGCCGCTTCCGCAGGGTGTACTCCACCGGGTCCAGCTCAGCCTCGACGGCTCCGCGGGGCTCTCGGTTTTCGGCCATGCTGTGTGCCCTGGCACGAGGAAGAGACGAGATCAGCCAGGGGTGACGAGATCAGCCAGGGGTGACGAGCGACCAACGCTTCCTTTCCCACCCCGTTTCCTGCCCAAAGGGTGAAGCCGGGAGAAGGCGCACTCGACGCCCCTATTCCCTTCCACTCTCAGTCCCCTTCCACTCACCTCAAGCTCCcgcatctcccccacccccagttcctaCTCATTCATCACATCGCCCCCAACCTCCAGGCCCCTCCACCGCCCCCTTTCCCCAGCTCTTCCGCGCCTACTCTCTCCGGTCCACAGTGCTCTCCACGCGCCGCGGCCCGCTCCCCTGCCAGGGCACTCAAGCGTTGCGCCGACCGGCCGGAATAGAGGGCGCTGCCCGCGACCCGCAGGCCCCAAGAAGGCAAGAGAAGGAAAGGTGAACGCCGCCGGAACGCTCGAGCGCTAGAACCCAGCCGGCGCCAGGCTCCTGAAAAAGGGTGCCGAGTGCGCACGCGCGCTCGTCCCCTGCAGCCAAGCCCGCGGGATCCACGAATCGCCTTCCTGGCCTCCGTTCTCCCGCCCCTTTCCTGAGAGCTCGCAAAACCGCGCGATGTGTTTGAGTAACGCGAGGCTTCCGGGGGTGATGGGATCTACCACGTGTACGCCTCCCAGGCGGGGCGCAGAGGTGGGAGGTGTGTACCAAGTCGGAGCTGGGGAGGATCTGGGAAGGGGAGGTCAGCTTTCCTGGGTCAATCCGAGTTCCCGGTTCGCGGAGGTGTCCcgaaggggagaagggaggagaggaggctaTTGTAGGGGCGTGGAGAATTTGGGGGGTAAGGGTCTTCCAAAGATAGCAGGGAGGGCGGCGAGTTCCATAGAACGTGATCGCGAAGGGGTCTGAAGTCAAGTCTGCACTCTCGCGTCCATCGCAGTTCCTCGGGTCAGAGGAGGTGTGGCAGAGTTGGCAGAACTGACCTCCCGCCCAAGGTTCCTGTTGCCCAAAGACCGAGGGCGGGTAACGAGTGGCGAGGCCCGGCCCTTGGCGGAGGACAGCTCTCCGGGACTCCTCTTCAGTTCACGGGGACCCGTCC
It includes:
- the POP7 gene encoding ribonuclease P protein subunit p20, which translates into the protein MAENREPRGAVEAELDPVEYTLRKRLPHRLPRRPNDIYVNMKTDFKAQLARCQKLLDGGARGQNACNEIYIHGLGLAINRAINIALQLQAGSFGSLQVAANTSTVELVDELEPEIDTREPLTRIRNNSAIHIRVFRVTPK